One segment of Pseudodesulfovibrio sp. 5S69 DNA contains the following:
- the phnD gene encoding phosphate/phosphite/phosphonate ABC transporter substrate-binding protein has product MKTHPIAGRAFVAILALACVLLQPGWCRAQASPLVMGLASTDSKQFLLGSWRPVLDDLSKRLGRPVEAVVLDDYAGVIWSMAADRVQLAWLGNKAAIEAVDRAGAEVVAQTTTKYGAGYYAHLIARRDAPWNSAEDVLDHAGEIEFGIGDPNSTSGFTVPSYYLFASRGVDPAGAFKRLVHHNHEENFLAVASGQLDVATNNSSALGRYRERFPEQYKRIKIIWTSPRIPSDPVLVRSDLDPALKAEIRDFFVGYARPGKGKTRAGVRREAANLAARKWVGFQESDNSQLDPIRRLELYKKRLKLERDETLSGVERRTRLDEVDADLRALDRK; this is encoded by the coding sequence ATGAAAACGCACCCCATCGCCGGACGCGCCTTCGTGGCGATCCTCGCCCTGGCCTGCGTCCTGCTCCAGCCAGGATGGTGCCGGGCCCAGGCATCGCCCCTGGTCATGGGACTGGCCTCCACGGACTCCAAGCAGTTCCTGCTCGGCTCCTGGCGGCCCGTGCTCGACGACCTGTCCAAGCGGCTGGGACGCCCGGTGGAGGCAGTGGTCCTGGACGACTACGCCGGGGTCATCTGGTCCATGGCCGCCGACAGGGTCCAGCTCGCCTGGCTGGGCAACAAGGCGGCCATCGAGGCCGTGGACCGTGCCGGGGCCGAGGTCGTGGCCCAGACCACGACCAAATACGGGGCCGGGTATTACGCCCATCTCATCGCCCGTCGGGACGCGCCCTGGAACAGCGCCGAAGACGTTTTGGACCACGCGGGCGAAATCGAGTTCGGCATCGGCGACCCCAACTCCACCTCGGGCTTCACCGTGCCGAGCTATTACCTCTTCGCCTCCCGGGGCGTGGACCCGGCCGGGGCGTTCAAGCGGCTGGTCCACCACAACCACGAGGAGAACTTCCTGGCCGTGGCCTCCGGGCAGTTGGACGTGGCCACCAACAACAGCTCGGCCCTGGGCCGCTACAGGGAGCGCTTCCCCGAGCAGTACAAGCGCATCAAGATCATCTGGACCTCGCCGCGCATCCCCTCGGACCCGGTCCTGGTCCGCTCGGACCTCGACCCCGCGCTCAAAGCCGAGATCCGCGATTTCTTCGTGGGCTACGCCCGGCCCGGCAAGGGCAAGACCCGGGCGGGCGTACGCCGCGAGGCGGCCAACCTGGCTGCCCGCAAGTGGGTCGGCTTCCAGGAGTCGGACAACTCCCAGCTGGACCCCATCCGCAGGCTGGAACTGTACAAGAAGCGGCTGAAGCTGGAGCGCGACGAGACCCTGTCCGGGGTCGAAAGGCGGACGCGCCTTGATGAGGTGGACGCCGACCTCAGGGCCCTGGACCGGAAATAA
- a CDS encoding SIMPL domain-containing protein produces the protein MEHRPVVPSLLKGLILAVGFVAGCWVLAGAVVDFKAMDRYVSVKGLAEREVPADLAMWPISFSVAADTLPDLDAALADSRKKVMAFLDEQGLGGADIMNAAPRVQENQYNSPNQRPTHRYTAQAVVTVRTGDIAKVKKGMSVAGELVSRGVLLVQNYEFRPTFAFTGLNKIKPDMIAEATRNARSAAKQFAEDSGSRVGGIRRASQGYFSLQDRDQYTPEIKKVRVVTSVDYFLED, from the coding sequence ATGGAACATAGACCCGTCGTCCCCTCCCTGTTGAAAGGCCTCATCCTGGCCGTCGGCTTCGTGGCCGGCTGCTGGGTCCTGGCCGGGGCAGTGGTGGATTTCAAGGCCATGGACCGCTACGTCTCGGTCAAAGGGCTGGCCGAGCGCGAAGTGCCCGCCGACCTGGCCATGTGGCCCATCAGCTTCAGCGTGGCCGCAGACACCCTGCCCGACCTGGACGCGGCCCTGGCCGATTCCCGCAAAAAGGTCATGGCCTTCCTCGACGAACAGGGGCTGGGCGGAGCCGACATCATGAACGCGGCCCCCCGCGTGCAGGAGAACCAGTACAACTCGCCCAACCAGCGGCCCACGCACCGCTACACGGCCCAGGCTGTGGTCACCGTGCGCACGGGCGACATCGCCAAGGTCAAAAAGGGCATGTCCGTGGCCGGCGAACTGGTCTCGCGCGGTGTGCTCCTGGTCCAGAACTACGAGTTCCGCCCGACCTTCGCCTTCACCGGGCTGAACAAGATCAAGCCGGACATGATCGCCGAGGCCACGCGCAACGCCCGGAGCGCTGCCAAACAGTTCGCCGAGGACTCCGGCTCCCGCGTGGGCGGCATCCGGCGCGCCTCCCAGGGGTACTTCTCCCTCCAGGACCGCGACCAGTACACCCCGGAGATCAAGAAAGTCCGGGTGGTCACCAGCGTGGACTATTTCCTGGAAGACTAG
- a CDS encoding TlpA disulfide reductase family protein: MKRHLLTLAAFLLAVVAALPSATATASDVFPDVALQGKISPEQRQYLGVPDGDIRLSDINADFVFVEVFSMYCPICQHDAPGVNDMFARVLASAEADKIRFVGIAAGNTPFEVAFYRKKFGVQFPLFEDPDYTAHKAVGNVGTPAYYLVDLRDRRRAILVFHEGEIKDKDAFLKNVLGLVGK, translated from the coding sequence ATGAAACGACATCTCCTGACCCTGGCCGCCTTCCTGCTCGCGGTGGTCGCCGCCCTGCCTTCGGCAACCGCCACGGCCTCGGACGTGTTTCCCGACGTGGCGCTTCAGGGCAAGATCAGCCCGGAGCAGCGCCAGTATCTGGGGGTCCCGGACGGCGACATCCGGCTCTCGGACATCAACGCGGACTTCGTGTTCGTGGAGGTGTTCAGCATGTACTGCCCCATCTGCCAGCACGACGCCCCCGGCGTGAACGACATGTTCGCCCGGGTCCTGGCCTCGGCCGAGGCGGACAAGATCCGGTTCGTAGGCATCGCCGCGGGCAACACGCCCTTTGAGGTGGCCTTCTACCGCAAGAAGTTCGGCGTCCAGTTCCCGCTCTTCGAGGACCCGGACTACACGGCCCACAAGGCCGTGGGCAACGTGGGCACCCCGGCCTATTATCTGGTCGATCTGCGCGACCGCAGGCGCGCCATCCTGGTCTTCCACGAGGGCGAGATCAAGGACAAGGACGCGTTCCTGAAGAACGTGCTGGGACTGGTCGGGAAATAG
- a CDS encoding peroxiredoxin, with amino-acid sequence MRRALLFSLPVLGLLAWGLLASGALAAHMETFDPGRLKPTDSTLKVKVGDAAPDFTLPAISGGTVTLSDYRGKKNVVLSFVPAAWTPVCSDQWPGYNLALDMFHGLDAEVIGISEDNIPSQAMWVKAMHGLDFPVLSDFWPHGKVAGALGILRSDGMAERAIVIIDKKGIIRYLDVHDINSRPDLGGIIHELEKLAE; translated from the coding sequence ATGAGACGTGCGTTGCTTTTCTCGCTGCCGGTCTTGGGGCTGCTGGCCTGGGGGCTGTTGGCCTCGGGCGCCCTGGCCGCCCACATGGAGACCTTCGACCCCGGCCGCCTCAAACCCACGGATTCGACCCTCAAGGTCAAGGTGGGCGACGCGGCCCCGGACTTCACCCTGCCCGCGATCAGCGGCGGCACGGTCACCCTGAGCGACTATAGAGGGAAGAAGAACGTGGTCCTGTCGTTCGTGCCCGCGGCCTGGACCCCGGTCTGCTCGGACCAGTGGCCGGGCTACAACCTGGCCCTGGACATGTTCCACGGGCTCGACGCCGAGGTCATCGGCATCAGCGAGGACAACATCCCGTCCCAGGCCATGTGGGTCAAGGCCATGCACGGCCTGGATTTCCCGGTGCTGTCCGACTTCTGGCCCCACGGCAAGGTGGCCGGGGCGCTGGGCATCCTGCGTTCGGACGGCATGGCCGAGCGGGCCATCGTGATCATCGACAAGAAAGGGATCATCCGCTACCTCGACGTCCACGACATCAACTCGCGGCCCGACCTGGGCGGCATCATCCACGAACTGGAGAAGCTCGCCGAGTAG
- a CDS encoding response regulator: MNDKVLVIDDERPTLKMFTLLLSAYGYEVLTAENGREGVETFQREAPELVLTDIKMPVMDGIEALKAIKKLNPATEVIVITGHGDMDLAIQALNLDATDFINKPLKREALEKALTRARERMTIARNAEWQVVLEEKNRAAVIGVRGNVSAMTMPRLTEAFEQAVAMNKEAVLIEFEKNASINGAGITGLTGLLSDNAGSGTRIFLAGLSSNFRSVFETLGITRYAELFDQETADLTGG, encoded by the coding sequence ATGAACGACAAAGTACTGGTCATAGACGACGAACGGCCCACTCTGAAGATGTTCACCCTCCTGCTCTCGGCCTACGGCTACGAGGTCCTGACCGCCGAGAACGGCCGCGAGGGGGTCGAGACCTTCCAGCGCGAGGCCCCCGAACTGGTGCTGACGGACATCAAGATGCCGGTCATGGACGGCATCGAGGCCCTGAAGGCCATCAAGAAGCTGAACCCCGCCACCGAGGTCATCGTCATCACCGGACACGGCGACATGGACCTGGCCATCCAGGCCCTGAACCTCGACGCCACGGACTTCATCAACAAGCCGCTCAAGCGCGAGGCCCTGGAAAAGGCCCTGACCCGCGCCAGAGAGCGCATGACCATCGCGCGCAACGCGGAGTGGCAGGTGGTTCTGGAGGAGAAGAACCGGGCCGCAGTCATCGGCGTGCGCGGCAACGTCTCGGCCATGACCATGCCCCGGCTGACTGAGGCGTTCGAGCAGGCCGTGGCCATGAACAAGGAGGCCGTGCTCATCGAGTTCGAGAAGAACGCCTCCATCAACGGCGCGGGGATCACCGGCCTGACCGGGCTGCTCAGCGACAACGCGGGCTCGGGCACGCGGATATTCCTGGCCGGACTGTCGAGCAACTTCCGGTCCGTGTTCGAGACCCTGGGCATCACCCGGTACGCCGAGCTGTTCGACCAGGAGACCGCGGACCTGACCGGGGGCTAG
- a CDS encoding ATP-binding protein — MTFKERMAARFTRIGLREKLLFSMLAAVLFISVAIALVSRWILVSSLTNELEMRGFAIAHSVAERGGSYILDNDIPKLLVLIFDEARLRQRKDLVAYIFIEDQSGNILAHTLTHKLPDNLRANTLPPGRPDAIKLMELGNQEVYDLAAAINEGLYRIGTVHVGLNKRHIDTLVGKLRVAFLGFISAVVIITVILSSWLSKYITKPVSDLTRLSDEISRGNFDIPLKLGSGEDWDSAECPAFSNTDLPCWHFDQSRSGQTPAETHRKCADCAFYRKHQGDEVVQLGDSFRNMVWSIKLYRRRLRESEEKYRSLFDSGPDPIFVVDCASGTIRDANPRTTELYGYPREDLLGMPFLDLGPEHNPACLDFFTEGGGGCVYYPKRLHYKNGGEPFFVNMHACPISYRGKQAIIIAVTDITELIEKDAQLIQAAKMKSLGEMSAGVAHEINQPLNAIKVGSEFLSMMREEDLEIPKEHFEEVVNEISTQVDRAAEIIDTLRSFGRKSDLMEESVDLNQPVRAVLSMVRRQFELDNIRFELRLAEGLSPVRAHSNRLQQVIFNLVTNARDAINDVSHADGGGDRRIIIRTGNDESKVFIEVEDTGGGIDEKDQQKIFEPFFTTKEAGQGMGLGLAITYGIIKDYGGEIRIDSTKGQGTVFRMEFPAATAQGESKA; from the coding sequence ATGACCTTCAAGGAACGCATGGCCGCCCGGTTCACCCGCATCGGCCTGCGCGAAAAACTGCTCTTCTCCATGCTGGCCGCGGTCCTGTTCATCTCCGTGGCCATCGCCCTGGTCTCGCGCTGGATCCTGGTTTCCTCCCTGACCAACGAACTGGAGATGCGCGGCTTCGCCATCGCCCACTCCGTGGCCGAACGCGGCGGCTCCTACATCCTGGACAACGACATCCCCAAGCTGCTGGTGCTCATCTTCGACGAGGCCAGACTGCGGCAGCGCAAGGATCTGGTGGCCTACATCTTCATCGAGGACCAGTCGGGCAACATCCTGGCCCACACCCTGACCCACAAGCTGCCCGACAACCTGCGCGCCAACACCCTGCCGCCGGGACGGCCCGACGCCATCAAACTCATGGAGCTGGGCAACCAGGAGGTCTACGACCTGGCCGCGGCCATCAACGAGGGGCTGTACCGCATCGGCACGGTCCACGTGGGGCTGAACAAACGGCACATCGACACCCTGGTGGGCAAGCTGCGCGTGGCCTTCCTCGGCTTCATCTCGGCCGTGGTCATCATCACCGTCATCCTGTCCTCCTGGCTGTCCAAGTACATCACCAAGCCGGTCTCGGACCTGACCCGCCTGTCCGACGAGATCAGCCGGGGCAACTTCGACATCCCGCTCAAGCTCGGCTCGGGCGAGGACTGGGACTCGGCCGAGTGCCCGGCCTTCTCCAACACGGACCTCCCCTGCTGGCATTTTGACCAGTCGCGCAGCGGCCAGACGCCCGCCGAGACACATCGCAAGTGCGCGGACTGCGCCTTCTACCGCAAGCACCAGGGCGACGAGGTGGTCCAGCTCGGCGATTCCTTCCGCAACATGGTCTGGTCCATCAAGCTCTACCGCCGCCGCCTGCGCGAGTCCGAGGAGAAATACCGCTCCCTGTTCGACTCCGGCCCGGACCCGATCTTCGTGGTGGACTGCGCCAGCGGGACCATCCGCGACGCCAACCCCCGGACCACCGAGCTCTACGGCTATCCCCGCGAGGATCTCCTGGGCATGCCCTTCCTGGACCTCGGCCCGGAGCACAACCCGGCCTGCCTGGACTTCTTCACCGAGGGCGGCGGCGGGTGCGTCTATTATCCCAAACGGCTGCACTACAAGAACGGCGGCGAGCCCTTCTTCGTGAACATGCACGCCTGCCCCATCTCCTACCGGGGCAAGCAGGCCATCATCATCGCGGTCACGGACATCACCGAGCTGATCGAGAAGGACGCCCAGCTCATCCAGGCGGCCAAGATGAAGTCCCTGGGCGAGATGTCCGCGGGCGTGGCCCACGAAATCAACCAACCGCTCAACGCCATCAAGGTGGGCAGCGAGTTCCTGTCCATGATGCGGGAGGAGGATCTGGAGATCCCCAAGGAGCACTTCGAGGAGGTGGTCAACGAGATCTCTACCCAGGTGGACCGGGCCGCCGAGATCATCGACACCCTGCGCTCCTTCGGCCGCAAGTCCGACCTCATGGAGGAGTCCGTGGACCTGAACCAGCCGGTGCGCGCGGTCCTGTCCATGGTCCGGCGCCAGTTCGAACTGGACAACATCCGCTTCGAGCTCAGGCTGGCCGAGGGCCTGTCCCCGGTGCGGGCCCACTCCAACCGGCTCCAGCAGGTCATCTTCAACCTGGTGACCAACGCCCGCGACGCCATCAACGACGTATCCCACGCCGACGGCGGCGGGGACCGGCGGATCATCATCCGTACGGGCAACGACGAGAGCAAGGTGTTCATCGAGGTGGAGGACACGGGCGGCGGCATCGACGAGAAGGATCAGCAGAAGATTTTCGAACCGTTTTTCACCACCAAGGAAGCGGGCCAGGGCATGGGCCTGGGCCTGGCGATAACCTACGGCATCATCAAGGATTACGGCGGAGAGATCCGCATCGACAGCACCAAGGGACAAGGCACGGTCTTCCGCATGGAGTTCCCTGCCGCCACCGCGCAAGGAGAGTCCAAGGCATGA
- a CDS encoding ABC transporter substrate-binding protein, translating into MRKIPVLCILICLALALAGCGRSEKTAAEDAGTPGVTDDLITLGSSLPLSGHAGYLGTQTLQGARAYIRYVNERGGVHGRRIRIEAADDSYDPPQCLANTQRFIIDKQVFALFCYVGTPTTVKALPLVEDARVPLIGMFTGANALRQPPNRYVVNIRASYYQETMAAVRHMVEDLGLTKIAVFYQYDAYGFDGLIGTELALKKFELEPVARGSYIRGTLDVQDGLDRIRRSGAEAVVMIGTYGACARFINLSEEEGYNPIFYTVSFVGAEELAWRVGRASPAHVFMSQVVPPPVESDDVNDSASNYVKLLRRYYPDDTPSFVGLEGFLNAEILVEGLRRAGRDLTREGFIKAIESIKDFKLGPNLTITYGPYDRQGLDAIHFTKLHDGKFIPFTDWAEFKHELGRSQ; encoded by the coding sequence GTGCGAAAAATCCCTGTCTTGTGCATCCTCATCTGCCTGGCGCTGGCCCTTGCCGGGTGCGGCCGGTCCGAAAAGACCGCCGCCGAGGACGCCGGGACGCCGGGCGTGACCGACGACCTGATCACCCTGGGTTCTTCCCTGCCCCTGTCCGGCCACGCGGGCTATCTCGGCACCCAGACCCTCCAGGGCGCGCGAGCCTACATCCGCTACGTCAACGAGCGCGGCGGGGTCCACGGCCGCAGAATCCGGATCGAGGCCGCGGACGACTCCTACGACCCGCCCCAGTGCCTGGCCAACACCCAGCGGTTCATCATCGACAAGCAGGTCTTCGCCCTGTTCTGCTACGTGGGCACCCCGACCACCGTGAAGGCCCTGCCCCTGGTGGAGGACGCGCGCGTCCCGCTGATCGGCATGTTCACCGGGGCCAACGCGCTCCGGCAGCCGCCCAACCGCTACGTCGTCAACATCCGCGCCTCCTACTACCAGGAGACCATGGCCGCGGTCCGGCACATGGTCGAGGACCTGGGGTTGACCAAGATCGCGGTCTTCTACCAATACGACGCCTACGGCTTCGACGGGCTCATCGGCACCGAGCTGGCCCTCAAGAAGTTCGAGCTGGAGCCCGTGGCGCGCGGCTCCTACATCCGGGGCACCCTGGACGTCCAGGACGGCCTGGACCGCATCCGCAGGTCCGGGGCCGAGGCCGTGGTCATGATCGGCACCTACGGGGCCTGCGCCCGGTTCATCAATCTTTCCGAGGAAGAAGGGTACAACCCGATCTTCTACACCGTCTCCTTCGTCGGCGCCGAGGAGCTGGCCTGGCGTGTGGGCAGGGCCTCCCCGGCCCACGTGTTCATGTCGCAGGTGGTCCCCCCGCCCGTGGAATCCGACGACGTGAACGACTCGGCCTCCAACTACGTCAAGCTGCTGAGGCGCTACTACCCGGATGACACCCCGAGTTTCGTCGGGCTCGAAGGGTTCCTCAACGCCGAGATCCTGGTCGAGGGGCTGCGCCGGGCGGGCCGCGACCTGACCCGCGAGGGGTTCATCAAGGCCATCGAATCCATCAAGGACTTCAAGCTCGGGCCGAACCTGACCATCACGTACGGCCCCTATGACCGACAGGGCCTGGACGCCATCCACTTCACCAAGCTGCACGACGGGAAGTTCATCCCCTTCACGGATTGGGCCGAGTTCAAGCATGAGCTGGGGAGGTCGCAATGA